In the Haloferula helveola genome, one interval contains:
- the proB gene encoding glutamate 5-kinase codes for MNGLTVIKAGTGVLTRVEDGTLDGAALVRLVTAIAGLIENGHRCLLVSSGAVGAGVSAFGLDGYPSDLATRQACAAVGQARLMHTYENLFRNFEISVAQVLLSGDDLRTPDRASYVGNTLSRLLSEPRILPILNENDSVAVEELRVGDNDMLSARVANLVQAERLILLTSVDGLLSPDMKEMISEVADLDEVMGCVKDERGRFSIGGMASKLQAVRLAVESGIETHIAHGRKPERLTGILAGESGLSTRFQAKS; via the coding sequence ATGAACGGATTGACGGTAATCAAGGCTGGCACCGGGGTGCTGACCCGGGTCGAAGACGGAACCCTCGATGGAGCCGCCTTGGTCAGGTTGGTGACCGCGATCGCCGGATTGATCGAGAACGGGCACCGCTGCCTGCTGGTCAGCTCAGGTGCGGTGGGTGCCGGAGTGTCGGCGTTCGGGCTCGACGGCTACCCCTCGGACCTCGCCACCCGGCAAGCCTGCGCCGCGGTCGGTCAGGCCCGCCTGATGCACACCTATGAGAACCTGTTCCGCAATTTCGAGATCTCGGTCGCTCAGGTGCTTCTGTCAGGCGATGACCTGCGGACTCCCGACCGGGCCAGCTATGTGGGCAACACGCTTTCCCGTCTGCTTTCCGAGCCACGAATCCTGCCGATCCTGAATGAGAACGACTCGGTCGCGGTGGAGGAATTGCGGGTCGGCGACAACGACATGCTCTCGGCGCGAGTGGCCAATCTGGTTCAAGCCGAGCGCTTGATTCTTCTCACCAGTGTCGACGGGCTGCTTTCGCCGGACATGAAGGAGATGATCTCCGAGGTCGCGGATCTCGACGAGGTGATGGGCTGTGTGAAGGACGAGCGAGGACGCTTCTCCATCGGCGGCATGGCGTCGAAGCTGCAGGCCGTGCGGCTTGCGGTGGAGAGTGGCATCGAGACCCACATCGCCCACGGCCGGAAACCCGAGCGCTTGACCGGCATCCTTGCCGGTGAGAGCGGTCTCTCGACCCGATTTCAAGCCAAGTCATGA
- the hisI gene encoding phosphoribosyl-AMP cyclohydrolase produces MSSTSFEPRGDKQAVEEGLRFSPKFDTDGLIPAVALDATTKEPLMLAYMNAESLRLTLEKGEAVYWSRSRREIWHKGATSGHVQRVREIRTDCDQDAIVLYVEQIGAGACHTGRSGCFYRRIDGPDGSMSLTEDGRRFDPGAVYGKS; encoded by the coding sequence ATGAGTTCCACATCGTTCGAACCCCGGGGCGACAAGCAGGCGGTCGAGGAGGGCCTCCGTTTCAGCCCGAAATTCGATACCGACGGCCTGATTCCGGCAGTCGCGCTCGACGCCACGACCAAGGAACCGCTGATGCTCGCCTACATGAACGCCGAGTCGCTGCGCCTGACACTGGAGAAAGGCGAAGCGGTCTACTGGTCGCGCAGCCGTCGGGAGATTTGGCACAAGGGCGCAACTTCGGGGCATGTCCAACGGGTTCGGGAGATCCGCACCGACTGCGATCAGGACGCGATCGTGCTCTACGTCGAGCAGATCGGTGCGGGAGCCTGCCACACCGGCCGCAGCGGCTGTTTCTACCGGCGGATCGACGGTCCCGACGGCTCGATGAGCCTCACCGAGGACGGTCGGCGCTTCGACCCCGGCGCGGTCTACGGAAAGTCTTGA
- a CDS encoding glutamate-5-semialdehyde dehydrogenase, translating into MSDDVQASIEAMARKARAAALKLSQIPTEKKNAILLAMAAGLRAATPEILEANAKDIEAGEQKGLNKAMLDRLRLDEKRVDSIAGGIEQVAALPDPVGEVMESWSRPNGIRLEQVRVPIGTIGIIFESRPNVTSDAAVLCFKAGNATILRGGSEAIHSNRAIAAALQESGAVAGLPDDAIQLIPFTDRSSVTALCQMDKWLDVIIPRGGRGLIETVVSQARMPVIKHYDGICHTFVDPRADLEMAVRICVDAKTQKPGVCNAMETLLVHESVAGEFLPMVAEALKAKGVELRGCDRTRSIIDCSAATDEDWETEYLDLILSIKVVCSLEEAVAHINTFGSHHSDCIVTADDAAAAAFLSAVDSACVFHNVSTRFADGEEFGFGAEIGISTEKLHARGPMGLRELTSYQYRVRGDGQTKG; encoded by the coding sequence ATGAGTGACGACGTACAAGCATCGATCGAAGCGATGGCCCGCAAGGCGCGTGCCGCGGCGCTGAAGCTTTCCCAGATCCCGACCGAGAAGAAGAATGCGATCCTGCTGGCGATGGCGGCCGGGTTGCGCGCAGCGACTCCGGAGATCCTCGAGGCAAACGCGAAGGATATCGAAGCAGGCGAGCAGAAGGGTTTGAACAAGGCGATGCTCGACCGGCTCCGGCTCGATGAGAAGCGGGTCGACTCGATCGCCGGCGGCATCGAGCAGGTCGCCGCGCTTCCCGATCCGGTCGGCGAGGTGATGGAGTCATGGTCGCGGCCGAACGGAATCCGTCTTGAGCAGGTGCGTGTGCCGATCGGGACCATCGGAATCATCTTCGAGAGCCGCCCGAACGTCACCAGCGACGCCGCGGTGCTCTGTTTCAAGGCCGGTAATGCGACCATCCTCCGCGGTGGGTCCGAAGCGATTCATTCCAACCGCGCGATCGCGGCCGCGCTGCAGGAGTCAGGTGCGGTGGCTGGCCTGCCCGACGATGCGATCCAACTGATTCCCTTTACCGATCGCTCAAGCGTCACTGCCCTATGCCAGATGGACAAGTGGCTCGATGTCATCATTCCCCGCGGCGGACGCGGTCTGATCGAGACGGTGGTGTCGCAGGCGCGGATGCCGGTCATCAAGCACTACGACGGAATCTGCCACACCTTCGTCGACCCGCGGGCGGATCTCGAGATGGCGGTGAGGATCTGTGTCGATGCCAAGACCCAGAAGCCGGGCGTTTGCAACGCGATGGAGACGCTGCTGGTCCACGAATCGGTGGCGGGTGAGTTCCTGCCGATGGTCGCCGAGGCGTTGAAGGCGAAGGGTGTTGAACTGCGTGGCTGTGATCGCACGCGGTCCATCATCGACTGTTCGGCGGCGACCGATGAAGATTGGGAGACCGAGTATCTTGACCTGATTTTGTCGATCAAGGTGGTGTGCTCGCTTGAGGAGGCCGTGGCACACATCAATACCTTCGGTTCCCATCACTCGGATTGCATTGTGACTGCGGACGACGCGGCTGCAGCGGCTTTCCTGTCGGCGGTTGATTCGGCCTGCGTGTTCCACAACGTCTCGACCCGGTTTGCGGACGGTGAGGAGTTCGGCTTCGGAGCGGAAATCGGAATTTCGACCGAGAAGCTCCACGCCCGGGGTCCGATGGGGCTGCGAGAACTGACGAGTTATCAGTATCGCGTTCGCGGCGATGGGCAGACCAAGGGGTGA
- the rplS gene encoding 50S ribosomal protein L19: MDIIAKIEQEQMKQDVADFNVGDTVKVHTRVVEGGKERIQIFAGIVLAKRGSGVNASFTVRKISYGEGVERVFPVHTPRIAKIEVTNRGKVRRAKLHYLRSRIGKKATLVKSADA; the protein is encoded by the coding sequence ATGGACATCATCGCCAAGATCGAGCAGGAGCAAATGAAGCAAGACGTCGCCGACTTCAACGTCGGTGATACGGTGAAGGTCCACACCCGCGTGGTGGAAGGCGGCAAGGAGCGTATCCAGATTTTCGCCGGCATCGTCCTCGCCAAGCGCGGCTCGGGCGTGAATGCCTCGTTCACCGTGCGCAAGATTTCCTACGGTGAAGGTGTCGAGCGTGTCTTCCCGGTGCACACCCCGCGCATCGCCAAGATCGAGGTCACCAACCGTGGCAAGGTCCGCCGCGCCAAGCTGCACTACCTGCGCAGCCGCATCGGCAAGAAGGCGACTCTCGTGAAGAGCGCCGACGCCTGA